The following proteins are co-located in the Thermodesulfobacteriota bacterium genome:
- a CDS encoding SEC-C metal-binding domain-containing protein yields the protein MADLTKKFHEQQDANTLKMGCQVADDQVELCPCGSKKSFAKCHGAPCECKSGKPKFKCCHTNDF from the coding sequence ATGGCCGACCTGACCAAGAAGTTCCACGAACAGCAGGACGCCAACACCCTGAAGATGGGCTGCCAGGTCGCCGACGATCAGGTGGAGCTGTGTCCCTGCGGCTCGAAGAAGTCCTTCGCCAAGTGCCACGGCGCCCCCTGCGAGTGCAAGTCTGGCAAGCCCAAGTTCAAGTGCTGCCACACCAACGATTTCTGA
- a CDS encoding HAD family phosphatase codes for MRGNGSVRLLLLDCDGVLVRSERANLAYYNHLFRAFGLPQVPPDAREAVGRLHTLSTPQVIDAFFPPELRERAREHAAGVDYAQFLGELAPEPGWDEVLGRWRARGRTAVATNRGSSARAVLRAVGLLDLVDLVVTSRDVARPKPYPDVLLRALEHFGARPEEALYVGDAELDREAARAAGVGFLGFRTTRAPVAESPAEVEGHLLRLAGGAGPDTLAAFVP; via the coding sequence ATGCGTGGGAACGGCTCGGTACGCCTACTGCTGCTCGACTGCGACGGCGTCCTCGTCCGCTCGGAGCGGGCCAATCTCGCGTACTACAACCACCTGTTCCGGGCCTTCGGGCTCCCCCAGGTGCCCCCGGACGCCCGGGAGGCCGTGGGGCGGCTCCACACCCTCTCCACACCCCAGGTGATCGATGCCTTCTTCCCGCCGGAGCTGCGGGAGCGGGCCCGGGAGCACGCCGCCGGCGTGGACTATGCCCAGTTCCTGGGGGAGCTCGCCCCCGAGCCGGGCTGGGACGAGGTGCTCGGGCGCTGGCGCGCCAGGGGACGCACCGCGGTGGCGACGAATCGGGGTTCGAGCGCCCGGGCGGTGCTTCGGGCGGTGGGCCTCCTGGATCTCGTGGACCTGGTGGTGACCAGCCGGGACGTGGCCCGGCCCAAGCCCTACCCGGATGTCCTCCTCAGAGCCCTCGAGCACTTCGGCGCCAGGCCCGAGGAGGCGCTGTACGTGGGGGACGCGGAGTTGGACCGGGAGGCCGCCCGGGCAGCCGGGGTCGGCTTCCTCGGTTTTCGCACGACCCGGGCGCCTGTCGCCGAGAGCCCGGCGGAGGTCGAGGGCCATCTGCTGCGCCTTGCCGGTGGCGCAGGCCCTGATACGCTGGCTGCGTTCGTCCCGTGA
- a CDS encoding peptidoglycan recognition family protein — translation MTTTACRAVVLGLTLGAFGLAAAPVPAAESPARLDEIRQRLRAEAGVEPSAARDADLPLVALTVLPGDTHARLALELTGSRDAEAVLRRVEPSLTPGAQIHVPRALLLPGLGDARLESVPLGGPYPTLWRLTQEATDHRHTGVPAAVRNLQRLNALTDPTKLPRGARILVPRSLLAAPPAAPVPALRLRSEYRVADLTGLERRFSPSDVPDSLRQKLRREGRWARQLEPREVDLVVIHTTEHRGAPFSNVGRYVQRKRLANYLVSPDGTVYEIVPEAYRSFGCGQSLWEGRYVVDHEAINVELYADTAPGNTRTGISDAQYEGLRALLAHIRARRPGIHEGRVVTHRMVAVSYAYGTRSRKGDPYEFEWARAGLPDNSQAIDQDVLLGRAVLCTDERYADRVTPGQTAAARLLHNL, via the coding sequence ATGACGACAACGGCCTGCCGGGCAGTGGTGCTCGGATTGACCCTGGGCGCCTTCGGGCTTGCTGCTGCCCCCGTCCCTGCGGCAGAGAGCCCGGCTCGTCTCGACGAGATCCGGCAGCGGCTCAGGGCAGAGGCGGGGGTGGAACCTTCGGCGGCGCGCGACGCCGATCTGCCGCTGGTGGCCCTCACGGTGCTTCCCGGCGACACCCACGCACGCCTGGCCCTGGAGCTCACCGGGAGCCGGGACGCCGAGGCGGTGCTGCGCCGGGTCGAACCGAGCCTGACCCCGGGGGCGCAGATCCACGTTCCCCGCGCGCTGCTCCTGCCAGGGCTCGGGGACGCCCGCCTGGAGTCGGTCCCCTTGGGGGGACCGTATCCCACCCTGTGGCGCCTGACCCAGGAGGCCACCGACCACCGCCACACCGGCGTGCCCGCGGCGGTGCGAAACCTCCAGCGCCTCAACGCCCTCACCGATCCCACCAAGCTGCCCCGGGGCGCGCGGATTCTCGTGCCGAGAAGCCTCCTGGCCGCCCCGCCCGCGGCGCCCGTGCCCGCCCTGCGGCTGCGGTCCGAGTATCGGGTCGCCGACCTGACGGGTCTCGAGCGGCGCTTTTCCCCGTCCGACGTCCCGGATTCCCTGCGCCAGAAGCTTCGCCGGGAGGGGCGGTGGGCCCGGCAGTTGGAGCCCCGAGAGGTGGACCTGGTGGTGATCCACACCACCGAGCACCGGGGGGCGCCCTTCTCCAACGTGGGCCGTTACGTGCAGCGCAAGCGCCTGGCCAACTATCTGGTGAGCCCCGACGGCACCGTCTACGAGATCGTTCCCGAGGCCTACCGTTCCTTCGGGTGCGGTCAGAGCCTGTGGGAGGGGCGCTACGTGGTGGATCACGAGGCCATCAACGTGGAGCTCTATGCCGACACCGCTCCCGGGAACACGCGGACCGGCATCTCCGACGCCCAGTACGAGGGGCTGCGGGCCCTTCTGGCCCACATCCGCGCCCGGCGCCCGGGCATCCACGAGGGGCGCGTCGTGACCCACCGCATGGTGGCCGTGAGCTATGCCTACGGCACCCGCTCGCGCAAGGGCGACCCCTACGAGTTCGAGTGGGCCCGGGCGGGCCTGCCCGACAACAGCCAGGCCATCGACCAGGACGTGCTCCTGGGCCGGGCCGTCCTGTGCACCGACGAGCGGTACGCCGACCGGGTCACGCCGGGGCAGACCGCCGCCGCGCGGCTCCTGCACAATCTGTAA